One genomic segment of Primulina tabacum isolate GXHZ01 chromosome 9, ASM2559414v2, whole genome shotgun sequence includes these proteins:
- the LOC142504564 gene encoding protein PHYTOCHROME KINASE SUBSTRATE 2, whose amino-acid sequence MSASESSTKFRDSSFSSYLDGVEETFVLELRASKRDHAYLGRNIRTTEDREIDVFDAKKYFNEGPMVDNKESPDHESKKDDPVQVLLVKDRDRIATPSVRSESSCNSGSGMLHSGPRNLQKLKKIKKKSFLANIGCNCSCSDKNSVEIGDFDRDNCSIKSVNHSVKKSLSEHDSSAKFPESEMKEGHFSFPVFNSKTGNQATRMQTKVEEEDATKRKSLEVFGSPILERSKNCLSLDKKLSMLTWDALVPGVTEEIKIPSICSDLNNDSDSDASSDLFEIESLSKGNSFLSRQASEGLSGCITPRNCYAPSEASIEWSVVTASAADFSIFSDFEELRSTTATTTTATTSTSTSTVTITPNPKKPGPNPRNSPLKELPKRRMGILSGCKSERAVRISGAAHKSHDKGQSNTRNPLKSDTSAQSKVPAIF is encoded by the coding sequence ATGAGTGCTTCAGAAAGTAGCACCAAGTTCCGGGACAGTTCCTTTTCCTCGTACTTGGATGGAGTCGAGGAAACCTTTGTGCTCGAATTACGAGCTTCCAAACGTGATCATGCTTATCTCGGAAGGAATATTAGAACAACAGAAGATCGAGAAATCGATGTTTTTGATGCGAAAAAATACTTCAACGAAGGCCCTATGGTTGATAACAAAGAGTCGCCAGATCACGAGTCCAAGAAAGATGACCCCGTTCAGGTGTTGCTTGTAAAAGATCGGGACCGCATAGCGACCCCGAGTGTTCGATCTGAGTCAAGCTGCAACAGTGGAAGCGGCATGTTGCATAGTGGTCCGAGGAACCTGCAGAAGCtcaaaaagattaaaaaaaagagCTTTCTTGCCAACATTGGCTGCAACTGTTCTTGTAGTGACAAGAATTCTGTTGAGATAGGGGATTTTGATAGGGATAACTGTTCCATTAAGAGTGTTAATCATTCGGTTAAGAAATCCCTGTCGGAACATGATTCGAGTGCGAAGTTTCCTGAATCGGAAATGAAAGAGGGCCATTTTAGTTTCCCTGTGTTCAATTCCAAGACTGGAAATCAGGCAACTAGAATGCAAACAAAAGTCGAAGAAGAGGACGCCACTAAGCGAAAATCATTGGAAGTATTTGGGTCCCCGATTCTGGAAAGAAGCAAGAACTGCCTGAGCCTGGACAAGAAGCTATCAATGCTGACTTGGGATGCACTTGTTCCAGGAGTAACTGAAGAAATCAAGATCCCTTCAATTTGCAGTGATTTGAATAACGATAGTGACAGCGACGCAAGCTCCGATTTATTTGAAATCGAAAGCCTGTCGAAAGGTAATTCTTTTCTTTCCAGGCAGGCATCAGAAGGTCTGTCAGGCTGTATAACACCTAGAAATTGTTATGCCCCAAGTGAAGCTAGTATAGAATGGAGTGTTGTTACAGCCAGCGCGGCGGATTTCTCCATTTTTTCGGATTTCGAAGAGCTAAGATCCACCAccgccaccaccaccaccgccacCACTTCCACTTCCACTTCCACTGTCACCATCACCCCAAATCCTAAAAAACCAGGTCCAAATCCAAGAAACAGCCCACTCAAAGAATTGCCGAAACGGCGCATGGGTATTCTTTCAGGCTGTAAAAGTGAGAGAGCTGTTAGAATTTCCGGAGCCGCACATAAATCACATGACAAGGGGCAATCAAACACAAGAAATCCCCTAAAATCAGATACCTCTGCACAGAGTAAGGTTCCAGCAATCTTTTGA